Part of the Benincasa hispida cultivar B227 chromosome 11, ASM972705v1, whole genome shotgun sequence genome, CAAATCTTTagagattaaaagaaaaaaacgctagctctatctcaagcatcgtacattgacaaaatgctgGTCAAGCTTTCAATACAGAACTCCAATAGAGGTTTActaccgttcaggcatggagttatattttctaaggaatagtgtcctaagacacctcaaagaagttgagaaaatgagatggatcccctaGGCATCAGCTGTTGGTAGCTTGATGTATTctatgttatgtactagacctgacatctgctatgcggtggggatagtcaatagatatcaatctaatccaggatttgatcactggaccgtagttaaaaacattctcaagtatctacgaagaacgagggactacgtACTCGTGTATGTTTccaagaatttgatccttacacgatacacggactctgatttccagactgataaggattctaagaaatctatatcaggattagtgttcactatTAAGGGAGGGGCAGTAGTCTAGAGGAACACTAAccaggggtgcattgctgactccaccatggagacTGATTatatagcggcttgtgaagctactaaggaatcTATGTGGCTCAGAAAATTCCTAACTGATCTGAAAGTGGTTCCAGACAAatcaaagcccatcaccctttattgtgataatagtgatgatgtggctaattctcgagagcctcggagtcacaaacacgggaagcacatagagtagaagtatcatctcatctaagagattgtgcatcgggGGATGTGATCGTTGTGCAGATAGCTTTGGAGTACAATGTTGCTGATCGATTTACAAAGCCCTCATAGCTAaggtatttgagggtcacctacgaagTTCGGGTCTATAGAACATGTCACATatagtctagggcaagtaggagattttGTATTGGGTGCAttttatgtcctagtttattgatttgtgtacttgtatattagtatgacttgtAAATTGTACACCCAACTAGCTTTAGGAcgaatgggagattgttgggttgatgccttaaatctcgtaggtttccgtagtttgtaattgtattgaacaaaaattttgtttatttaataaaatatgagattttttttttgacatttagtagcattaaacccacaaaccaataaactaacatcttatctatagcttaaacttgtatgtagagacatacagtggatcatgtttaagtgataatctaaatggtcaatagtagatggataatgctggataccttatcctagtgacactacgaatacgaaattgttgtaaagtgctataaatgatataatcctgatcatttatgtggagacatgtgtgcggggtattctatacaaaggagtttctATAAGACTGAATCATGAAATggctagtctcattatataacttcgttcataattgagacttatatttcaccaagatgaccatatgggtagatcatgtttaaatgataacctaaacggtctgttgtagatggataaggctgagtaccttatcctggtgatactacggatatgacccgctttgtagatgttacaaatgttgtaaagtgttacaaatgatctaatcctaatcattcatgtggagacatgtgagcgggggtatcttatacaaagagtttgtataagatcgaactacgaaatgactagtctcattatataatgctgttaataatagagacttacatttcattaggatgaccataggtgatatgacctaaatcctgCGTGGGTtttgaactcctgtctatgaaaacagtcctttgatttgcgtGGGTGATAGTtgtcagatcgtcgactcaagaTGCCTaacattttagggatttgtctgattggggagttgggaacacaactacataagaaggTATTTACTCCTTCCTTAATGTCGggctaagtagataaatttctctcttaagaactgattctggggcttgaacaatatggcgtcACACCCAATCCTGTCTAAAGAgtggtttggtcatagttagactatgacttattgttcattagagggatcagtggtaagttagatgtaactacagaggaaaaacggtaatttggcctagttgtacttacgagtaatttgtgaagggtcatcacactgttgattgattatatccaatgaaatatatctatagtgtgaagagtgtagctgtcggtctttagtggagtgcccgacagttgaataattaattaaaggagtttaattaattattcaagtaccattgaagcttcaagctataggtccatgaggtcctttatgtagctcaacatggataaatgagaatcaattttggattaattcgaattgttcaaattaggaaattaattatatgtgatataattaatttaatttaattatatatgatataattacataatgtatttgatacattataaagtttatttgagaggaaataaatatttgaatatgatttatgtgaattggattcatataattaaatttgatataaataggatttatattaaatatctttgttgagagaattaaaactataggttatattgtatgtgatacaatattaaaccaaaggttatatgttatatatgatataacatatagttacacacatacacatatataatgataataagtttgttattatatatatatatatatatatatatatatatatatatattaaaattaaaaatattttattttattttttgaattttgtttagagagggaaataacttctctCCTCTATTCTCTCTCAACCTTTGTACGTGTGTGGGTGgttgcattttttatttttattcttcttctttgtttgacaGAGGGGGCAATACATAATAGTTCTGAAAAATTCCCAATTTTTcaatctctctttttctctttcaattCTCAATTCCCTTCCTCCAAAATTCCCAAGAGTCCACaaactctttggattctcattctagagaatacaaaggaaACCAATTGGTGATGGTTGTCTTGATTGTTCGTGATTTTCTGGAGAAGGaatttgaagaaaggttcttcaaagggaACAATatcccttttctcttttattttattctaattagcctgctataatttttattttgttgcataataattttgtaaaaactgtgaattttgtaaaattgtgATTTGTGTCCGATTCCCGCTTATGCTCAAGGACCTTTACCAATTCCTACAAatatgtagctacttgtgaagctactaaggatggcaacagtggtgttgtggcaaattcatAGGAACCTCGGAGCTGGAAAGCATATAGAATAGAAATATCATGTAATACAGAAAATTGTACaacgaggggacgtgatcgtcatgcaaATAGCATCAacgcacaacattgttgatctatTTACCAAGactctcacagctaaagtgttcgagggtcatttaGAAGGTCTAGATCTACGAGATATGTATCACTTAGACTAGGGGAAGTGGGAGATATGATTGGGTataatgtatgccctagtttatttattattattattatttaattattattattttgtattgtacatctcactagctttaggataagtgggagataggaTTTATGTCCTACATCTTGTAATCTGTGtaaatttgtaaacaaattattaataaataaataaagtgtttattcaataaaatattcTTACTTTATTTtgcataactcaaaatccaataaactaagatcggAGGTTATTTATTGTAATTTGAATAGTATGTAGTTGATATACTACTGGATCGTGTTCAAGGAATAACCTGaaaggtttatagtatatggataaggttgggtactttattctagtaacattatggatatgacccactttgtaaatattaCTATAGTTGTAAGTGTTATAGGTTgatctaaatcgttcatgtgatgacatgcaagtggaggtatcctatacagtGAGTCTTTATAAGTTCAGACCATGAAatataatctctctttataacactgttaattgaagagatttaTACTTCAAACGATAACcatgtaactcaatcttaatcctaagtgagttataaACTATTGTTATCAAGGGTCGTTCTTTGATTTGAATGTGTGAGAATGGCCTTAGCTGCGggctcaatatgcctaccattttatgAATGATACCGGGTGAGGAGCTGAGAACGTAGCTttgcgagatggaattcacttcttcccaattttagagaaagtagataaattttttccttaaatgttgactccgggacttgaacaatgagacctcaCTCTCTCACTGGCTCAAAAGGGATTTTGTTTATGTTAGCACCATAAacagaattgttcattaaaaaaccagtggtacttaaggtacAAGAGgtaactacagaggtaaaacagtaatttaacCTAGTTGtcattacaaacaatttgtgatGTGTTGACTTACGAAATACGGTTAattcaatgaaaacataaatatattgcAGTTTATAGAAGTACAACTataggtctttagtgaaatgtcacatagttaatgaatgatgattaacttaattaattaacttaattaaagagtttaattaattaatcatgaaTCATTGGAACTTATAAttataagtccattaggtccatCTGCTAGCTCATAAATAGATCAAACAAAGGTTTTGAGTGGAAAGTATATGAAGAGTTCAAATTATTGAAAAGGGAATCAATTGTGTATGatacaaaagataaaataatgATTAATCGTATAcattactaattttgaattagattcaaaattaaactacaTAGCATGAGagtataaatatttgaataaaattcaaatattaaattaatataaattagatttatattaaaattataggttataattgatatgaataagaattatattaaaactataagttaggTGAgaaatacataattaaaatatagttGAAATTAAGTGAATTAAATattggatatttaattaattaatttaaatttaattgaattaattaaattcaattttaactctcCTGTATTACAGGAGAGTGGGGAAGAGGGAAACGTGGGGAGAGGGTAGTTACCATCTCCCTCTTTGCCTTTAATTTACAGAATGGTATGCACTTTGAAGAGCTTGACTTCACGTGAATTTTTTGGGTTGCCCTCTCTCACACTCATAATCTCTTCAACCTTCATTCTCAAAGAAAGTGTTGTTTGCTTTTCCCTTTCCTTCCACAAAGGATCCGACCAATCCTCTCCCTCACTCATGAGGCTCTGTATTACGTTGAAATTCCAATAATGCATGGTCCAAGATTTGAATCAAAGGTGGCAGATAGATTAATTCCTTAAAAGATCattgattttttgtttattagGAAGGTCATTAACAAATCTATGTGCTCCATTTGATAATtgatcatatattataaacattttatgTCAATTAAGTTTGACTAAGACTTAATGTACAACAACGTATGAAGAATGAATGTATCCACATTTAAAATAGTAATGGATATCTAATCCATTTTGTTAAGCTTAAATAATACTATTTTTTACTTCTTCATTGATCGAGTCCCTCTGcaagttgattaatttttaatgtAGTTTCCCTTGgttcttttattttcctttttaaaatatatttctttattcCTAACATGAATAAACTTAAAACTTTGATGTACTCTTTGATTAGCCATAAAAAATTAACAAGAATTTTAATATAAGGGATTCAACGTTCCAGACATATGTTTGATAGTACGTCCAAAATTTTGGTCTCAATTTATCGATAATGGTtcaaaatatgtttaatatgtTTGATATGATATAGTTGTAAATCATAAAATAAGTTGTAGATTATCTAACAAAATATTGGGTTGATATAACTATTTTACAATACAATCAAGTTtatgataaattttattatacatTTTTGGGTAGTTGCTAAAATATCAATCAAGTCCAAAGGATTTGTAGATATAACACAATgcaaaaaaatttacaaatatagcaaaaattaGATTATGATTTGAAAATCTTTTAATGATAGACCAAGGTTTAGTAGTGATAGACAACATTGCTGATAGGAGTCTAAtattgatagattttgctatatttgcaattcttaAAAAATGTCGCTATACACTTAAATATTATCTCATAAAGTGCTACCCAATATAATTACCCTCCatcttttaatttaacaaaaaaaatttgagtttgtaCATTTGTAGTCTTTTCTAATTTAAatctacattttaaaattttaatttcaaaatctggatacaagaaaaagattaaaaatatatcttttccaGTTTTCATTATTTAGAttacaaattctaaaaatgGTTTTCAAAAACACATTGTTGAgttaatatataaacataaataataataataataatatagtcTACCTCAAATGTCATATGCTGAAATGCTTTGAATCTATTATTTAGCACTTCAAACAATGAAGTACGAAGGCTTGCTTATCATATTTAAACCCTAATTTGTATTCGTGTTTGTCATGTTTACGTTTTTACTCTAAGGTTGAAGTATGCTATATAAACCCGCTAACCCTAAAAGTACTTAATCTGTTATCTAAATTATTCTCTCTAATAAGAAATTGTTCTCCATCTATTCATAGGCGTAACTAACACATTATTAGTGAACTAAATAAATCTTTATATCGATTATCTATTGTTTATACTTTTCTATTTATCTTTCTTTGTTGATTTcataacaaattggtatcaaagcaaccCTCGATGTAGCCATATTGGTAAAATTCTCAATTGTCGAACAAAGAACTTGGAGCATCGGAAGACATTAGCTAGCAGTATCCATCCATCCGTGGTTGAGCTTTCAAACGAATAGTATGCTCTAGTGTAATTCAAATAGATGACTACTCCATGATTGAGTTAGTGGTACACTCAAGTGTAACTCAAAGATTAGATGACTATTTGATGGAATGTTCAGGGGTTCTTTGTTCGAGGGGAATCATGGAaggaaaattgtaaaataaatacGTTGGTATTCCATGGGTTGCTAAGATGATGTgagagattcaattaaaaaaattcatgacaaAGTAAAATACAGAACATGAGGAAAAataagaacaagaagaagaagatggtgatgaaattcatggagaaaacttGGGaataaaatgttttcatttatcttttggtttctcattttatttaaccatttttttttacaaaaaatgtAGTgtgttaattgttgttcattaccaAAAAAGAGAGAGACAAAGACaagctttaaaaattaaaagaaaaaattacaatccatgttttattcaaacaaagatgggtagaattattgaataaaaaattgtcaaaacaaaaataataatcataaagcaaattatttagagttcaaaaaattaCATCAGATACCATAAATTATGAACTCAATTCTACATCTCAAACAAAGACATTAATTTAGACTAAATAACCCTGTACCTCAAATAtaaacatatgaactccacagaTATACTTCAGACATCCTATCTCAATTTAGTGCCACAAACAACCTCTTAAAGTGACATCACCCCTAACTTCCATTAAGATATTtatatatcataaaataatacATCTAAATTAagtcctttaattaattttttttagtacaaataatTATAGGTTTGGAAAATCGAACTTTATTGagcctttaattaatttgtttatttgaaatCTTAAGGATGCTTCACAATAACCACGGGACATTTTGCATATTTCGCACAATAATCGCTCACGCTCCCAAGCAACGCCCTGCACAAAGACAATTTACCCAAAtatcacataattaaaatcCCAACCATATAAAAATGTTTgccgaagaaagaaaaaacatataAGTCACTACTTGATCCTTACTAATATTTTGTTAACAGTTTTTTACTCTtccttaaaataatttattatttttttaaaaatatgttacaCTTGTTAATACATATGACTCAAAATCATATTATCCGTCCATAATTTATGTATAAACAAaagatatacatatatatatattcgaatTTAATATTGagatagatatttttaaaataccattagaaaaagatattttaaaataaagagactaaaaattaaaacaaatttaaatcaCTTAAACCAAACCAAACATAACATAACTTCAAATTTGATGGCTATTTATTTTAAAGGATAACAATACATTATTCTCCAAGAGATTTACGAAATAAATCATTTAGACTCGACAGGCATGTCATATTCTGGTTCGATCCCCCACATTTAATTATACTGAAAAAAATAAACCATTTAAATTTTGgaacatttatgaaaataaaagttaggcttcaaaacttcaacaagaaatCTAGAGATAATAGGAGTATTTattgacttaattttcaaaaatcaaaaaatcagaaaataaaaaatctcatttgataatcgtttaactttttattttttttttttgaaaattaagtttatatcattcatatttcttacaataatttgcatatttcttaagtataatggttaaatttttagtcaaattccaaaaacaacaacgtttttttagttttcaaaatttgacttagttttttaaactattggtaaataATAGatgataaagaaagaaatttgaaaataaaagtaatgaccataagtttaatttaaaaaaaacaaacaaacaaacaaaatgattatcaaaccaTCGATCCTAAATTATTAGAAATTTGacctaaattgttataaaattaaaagtatattcTCCCCCATTCGATTCCCTTTTTTGATATAGGGCAATAATTGGGCATATTTAGGTGATCTCACACATCTTTAGGTTTTATCAATTTGTTTAGgggtccatcgcatagaagacccaaaaattaggcaaaaaatgtaaaatgacctaatttttttaaaaaaatatcgacCGACGTCAAATTCgggtgaaattaccaaaatatactCGCGTGCACGTGGAAAAGTAGTATGGCTCTTACTCATCCCACTCTCCTTTTTTCCACTCACAAATTATTAtgtctctcgctctctctctcttttaactCGTATCGCTCTCGCTCGTCTCATTTTACACTCATAAATCATATCTTTCGCTCTAActcgtctcgctctctcttatttttttcaCTCACAAATGACTAtatctctctcactctctctttaTTTCCTTGCTCACAAAATCACTCCTCTCTCTTGTCTCTTGCTCATCGGAGTTGATTGCATCGGAGCTGTTCATGTAGATTCGTCGTGCCGAAGAAGAAGATGTAAAGAGGAGAAGAAACCGGAGAAGAAAAAAACGACATGCAAGAGGAAAATTTCTCCCAGcaaagaagaggagaaaaacGAAAAAGAGAAGGACAACAATGTAATTTCGCACAAGTAAATGAGCATTtgacctttttttaaaaaaaatctggaTCATTTGCCATTTCTGGACCTTTAAAAtgcttattttgaaaaattaatctTTGTTTAGCTTGGAACGAAAAAGAAAAACGGAAGAAATTATGAGAGttgtttttaaaaagaagatgaagaaataagCGAATTCGTGAACGGACCTCTGGAAGAAGCCATAACCATGGCATCCCATTACCAAGGTATCGGCTCCAAGCTTCTCCACTGTGTGACATATTACGTTCTTCGCATCTCCCCTCCCCACTACTCTCTCCAAATTTACCTGCAACACACCAAGTGTTCGACAAAATGCCGCTGAGAAACATTACTCAAAAATCAAACACACACAAATCATAAATCACAAATCACAAATCACAGATGCTTCATCCATTACGTTGGTACTAAACTTCGCATAAACCGCTTCCGCTCTCTTCATCACCGAATTAACCAAATCCCTGCTCTGCTTTTCCATCGCTGAAATCACCTCGCTCGAAAACACATACCCTACAATACAAACAAACCAACtgaatccaaaatcaaaatcgAAATCGTAATCAGGATCTCCGATGcctgaattgaaaatttttaccAGGCGCATCGAAGGAGGAGATGGAGATGGCGGGAGGAGGCTTAACGTAGAGGAGAATCAGAGTGTTTTTGGTGTCTGGAGAAGTGAGATATGAGAGACACCATTCCAAGGCGTACATACTCTCTTCACTCTCGTCCACAGCAACCACGATCCTTTGGCTCTGTCCGTTCGCCTTCAATGATTTCGCCGCTTCCATTATCGTCTTCTTCCCTCGGTTTACTTCAGATACTGTAATTTGTTGAGATGGTGTTGCCGTTCTTGTGTGTGTAATATATAGGGCGTCGAGAAGTCTATTAGCCTATGGGTGTGGATCAGACAGCGGAATCCATTTTTGTTTAGGGCTAATtgcataattttattgaatccATTCAATAATAATATCAGCCATCTCCACACCAATATggttgatattttaaaaataaaataatttgtccAATTTACTGCCTTAGTTTTGAAAAAATCGGTTAGTTTTcaactatttaatttaaaaaataaattattttagaagaaattagaGTATTTGATAACCATTCAAAATATCTTTtcgtattttaattattttttatagaaatgagttttcttttttttttagtcaatccaaacgggCCTTAAACTAAATTTTACTAGAAGTGGAAGAAAAACATTCTCATTAACTCTAAATAGATAAAAATTCAAACAGCAGTGAAAGTAGAGAGGGAGAGAAATAACTGTATAAGTCTATTAGGGTGTGTTTAGtatgtgataaaagtagagagttgagttgagttgataattattatttgaaaagttaaattatCTGGGGAGTTAAACTGtttgtgtttgtttgtttgcagagttgagttgagttgataattattgtctgtgtttgttgtgccgagttgagttgagttgagtttgaggatctgatgcagtttttttgtgaatgagattagttctatttttttctgtttattcttttatttcattcttttattttttagttttatgctttgctgttgattaattttcaaatatagacgtattttctcaaatcatttatgacataaactagacaatctcaatttttttttctcaatttgtagaacataatatattatttttcatatattcttttcaaaaactgtaataattctaattcttttCAATCGataaaacataccaacaaaatatatttcatattgctgctcaattaattggtatattgtatattgtatgtatatatattgaaggtaattatcccaattacaaattgatatattatatgtatatatattgaatcttgctaacttaactttattatttcacatatcatacagtttatttttatataatatggatagtatATTTGGGGGATCCAAACGTCAAAGATGggggaagagagaaagaaatgaaaatagaatcCAAAGGTttgacgataaaaaaaaaaaaaaaaatcagatatgGATCCAAACGACAAAGATgagggaagaaagaaagaaataaaaatatattgatttttagggttagttttGAGGGATAAAAAAGGGagttttgagtgggtaaaaaatgggttttaataacccataggtttgacgataaaaaattaaaaaaaaaaatctggatCCAAACGGCAAAGAtgagggaagagagaaagaaatgaaaatatattatttttagggttagttttGAGGGGATAAAAAAGGGAGTTTTGAGTGGATAAAAAAGGGTTTTAATAACCCATAGGCTTTCTTTATGGGCTTAACAAAC contains:
- the LOC120091079 gene encoding universal stress protein PHOS32 encodes the protein MEAAKSLKANGQSQRIVVAVDESEESMYALEWCLSYLTSPDTKNTLILLYVKPPPAISISSFDAPGYVFSSEVISAMEKQSRDLVNSVMKRAEAVYAKFSTNVNLERVVGRGDAKNVICHTVEKLGADTLVMGCHGYGFFQRALLGSVSDYCAKYAKCPVVIVKHP